The proteins below are encoded in one region of Rhodoflexus caldus:
- the rplC gene encoding 50S ribosomal protein L3 codes for MSGIIGKKIGMTSVVGADGQMVACTVIQAGPCVVTQVKTKETDGYDAVQLGFGEKKEKNTTKPLLGHFKKANTTPKRKLVEFREFATQVNLGDTLAVGDVFGEGDFVDVVGTSKGKGFQGVVKRHGFSGVGESTHGQHNRQRHPGSVGACSFPARVFKGLRMAGRTGGRRVKVQNVKVLKVMPEANLLVVSGSVPGARNSFVVIEK; via the coding sequence ATGTCTGGTATCATAGGAAAAAAAATCGGAATGACTAGCGTTGTAGGTGCCGATGGACAAATGGTCGCATGCACAGTAATACAAGCTGGTCCTTGCGTAGTAACGCAAGTGAAAACGAAGGAAACAGACGGCTACGATGCAGTACAGTTGGGCTTTGGTGAAAAGAAAGAAAAAAACACCACCAAGCCATTGCTGGGGCATTTCAAAAAAGCCAACACTACACCTAAGCGCAAGCTGGTAGAGTTCCGCGAATTTGCCACACAGGTAAATTTGGGCGACACACTGGCTGTTGGCGATGTGTTCGGTGAAGGCGATTTCGTGGACGTGGTAGGTACTTCAAAAGGTAAAGGCTTCCAAGGTGTAGTAAAGCGCCACGGCTTTAGCGGTGTGGGCGAATCTACCCACGGTCAGCACAACCGTCAGCGCCACCCGGGTTCTGTGGGTGCGTGTTCTTTCCCTGCACGTGTATTCAAAGGTTTGCGCATGGCAGGCCGCACCGGTGGTCGCCGCGTAAAAGTACAGAACGTGAAAGTTCTGAAAGTAATGCCTGAGGCTAATTTGCTGGTCGTTTCCGGTTCTGTTCCGGGAGCAAGAAATTCGTTTGTGGTGATTGAAAAATAA
- a CDS encoding zinc dependent phospholipase C family protein, with amino-acid sequence MKKHFLFVSAFLLCSFFPDNAHAWGFYAHQRINRYAVFLLPPEMVGFYKKHIQFITEKAVNPDKRRYAVVGEAERHYIDLDVYGDSAFYKMPRRWEDAVARYTEDTLRAYGIVPWQINRMKYQLTDAFKRRDAAEILRLSADLGHYIGDANVPLHTTENYNGHKTGQNGIHGFWESRLPELFADGYDFFIGRAAYEPRPLMRAWQAVGEAHFALDSVLGFERELTLRFGDDRKYSYETRGGINTRVYSKDFSAAYHDMLAGQVERRMRASIKMIADFWFTCWVDAGQPDLNELGRQSYLEPSEAEAPEGDPLPVRPHEGMTFGWRKFNPKGCCTEEIMWADAR; translated from the coding sequence ATGAAAAAACACTTTCTCTTTGTTTCGGCCTTTTTGCTGTGCAGCTTTTTCCCCGACAACGCCCATGCTTGGGGCTTTTATGCCCATCAGCGCATCAATCGCTATGCCGTATTCCTGTTGCCGCCCGAAATGGTAGGCTTTTACAAAAAGCACATTCAATTTATTACGGAAAAAGCCGTGAACCCCGATAAGCGCCGCTATGCAGTGGTCGGAGAAGCCGAACGCCATTACATAGATTTGGATGTTTACGGCGATAGTGCGTTTTACAAAATGCCGCGCCGTTGGGAAGATGCCGTTGCACGCTACACGGAAGACACACTGCGTGCCTATGGTATTGTGCCTTGGCAAATTAACCGCATGAAATACCAACTCACCGATGCCTTTAAGCGGCGCGATGCGGCCGAAATTCTGCGTCTTTCTGCCGATTTGGGGCACTATATAGGCGATGCTAACGTTCCGTTGCATACCACCGAAAACTACAACGGGCACAAAACGGGGCAAAACGGTATCCACGGTTTTTGGGAGTCGCGCCTGCCGGAGCTTTTTGCAGACGGCTACGATTTTTTTATCGGACGCGCCGCCTATGAACCGCGCCCCCTCATGCGTGCATGGCAGGCAGTAGGCGAAGCGCATTTTGCCTTAGACAGTGTATTAGGCTTTGAACGCGAGCTTACGCTGCGTTTTGGCGACGACCGCAAATACAGTTACGAAACCCGCGGAGGCATTAATACGCGCGTTTATTCCAAAGATTTTTCTGCGGCTTACCACGATATGCTGGCAGGGCAGGTAGAGCGCCGCATGAGAGCTTCCATTAAAATGATTGCCGATTTTTGGTTTACCTGCTGGGTGGATGCCGGGCAGCCCGACCTGAACGAACTCGGCAGGCAAAGCTACTTAGAGCCTTCCGAAGCCGAAGCGCCCGAAGGCGACCCGCTGCCCGTGCGCCCGCACGAAGGCATGACTTTCGGTTGGCGTAAGTTTAACCCCAAGGGCTGCTGTACCGAAGAAATCATGTGGGCAGATGCGAGATGA
- a CDS encoding helix-turn-helix domain-containing protein, protein MMKDSRAAIRNFKIADLKCGEEQPHADFAIYAFEYFAQDIAHLFKPHRHDFYTLLLVTEGTGCHDIDYQTYKIQPWRLFFISPGQIHAWREINSNTKGYIVFFTADFFELRYHNHVLAEFPFFNSVQNLPYIDLSGNSKAYLHKIVEIMYCEYLSKEAYLENILRSYLNILLCELARRYRPESHPDSHNSQQYVLFRNFENLVNQHFFDKKHVKDYAAMLFVTPNYLNEVCNKISGNSAGEIIRKRIVIEAKRLLAHTSKTISQIADELAFEDSSYFSRFFKKNAGLTPEQFRKESSL, encoded by the coding sequence ATGATGAAAGACTCGCGGGCTGCCATCCGCAATTTTAAAATTGCTGACCTCAAATGCGGTGAAGAGCAGCCGCACGCCGATTTTGCCATCTATGCTTTTGAATATTTTGCGCAAGATATCGCTCATTTGTTCAAGCCTCACCGCCACGACTTTTATACGCTGTTGCTTGTAACCGAAGGGACAGGTTGCCACGATATAGACTACCAGACGTATAAAATTCAACCGTGGCGGCTTTTTTTCATCAGTCCCGGGCAGATACACGCATGGCGCGAAATCAACAGCAACACCAAAGGGTATATCGTTTTTTTCACTGCCGATTTTTTTGAATTGCGTTATCACAACCACGTGTTGGCCGAGTTCCCCTTTTTCAACTCGGTTCAAAACCTGCCCTACATAGACCTTTCGGGCAACAGCAAAGCCTATTTGCACAAAATTGTTGAGATTATGTACTGCGAATACCTAAGCAAAGAAGCCTATCTGGAAAATATTTTGCGCTCTTATCTGAACATTTTGCTTTGCGAGTTGGCGCGCAGATATCGGCCTGAATCGCACCCCGATTCGCATAACAGCCAGCAGTACGTACTGTTTCGCAACTTTGAAAACCTTGTCAATCAGCACTTTTTTGACAAAAAGCACGTGAAGGACTATGCGGCGATGCTCTTTGTAACGCCTAATTACCTCAATGAGGTTTGCAACAAAATCAGTGGCAACTCGGCGGGGGAAATCATTCGCAAGCGCATTGTGATAGAAGCCAAGCGCTTGCTGGCGCATACCTCTAAGACCATTAGCCAAATTGCCGATGAACTTGCTTTTGAAGACAGTTCCTATTTCTCGCGGTTCTTCAAAAAAAATGCAGGGCTGACGCCCGAACAGTTCAGGAAAGAGAGTAGCCTATAA
- a CDS encoding ABC transporter permease: protein MWLTIKLIFESFLFALGALRENLLRTVLSLLGVTIGIFAIIGVLTMVDAIEKGIRQSLAFMGDKVIYVDVFPWNFTDRDYPWWKYFQRPNPTYNEFKFLERNLSEASAVAVFAVRGNNTVKFRNSSLSGVNMLGVSQQYNLASKVDVERGRYFNVQENERGRNVVILGYTVAKELFGDADPVGQQVTLRGNKFSVIGVLKRQGSTLLNTPSTDNVCMIPYTAMTKLFSAGRRRGVRPQIMLKGYDNDEGLVLLENEARGLLRAYRGLKPREEDNFALNRPEAFAALLDSIIAVMTSAGWFISIFSMLVGGFGIANIMFVSVKERTNLIGIQKSLGAKNFFILFQFLYEAILLCIIGGVAGLLLVSLLSLLSTESFEISLSMGRIALGLVLASVIGIISGIVPAVMAARMDPVAAIRSK, encoded by the coding sequence ATGTGGCTGACTATTAAACTCATTTTTGAAAGTTTCCTTTTTGCCTTGGGTGCACTGCGCGAGAATCTGCTGCGCACGGTGCTGTCGTTGCTGGGCGTAACTATCGGTATTTTTGCCATCATTGGCGTATTGACAATGGTTGATGCCATTGAAAAAGGCATTCGGCAAAGTCTGGCGTTCATGGGCGACAAGGTGATTTATGTGGATGTGTTCCCATGGAACTTTACCGACCGCGACTATCCTTGGTGGAAGTATTTTCAGCGTCCCAATCCGACTTACAACGAATTTAAGTTTTTGGAGCGCAACCTTTCGGAGGCAAGTGCCGTGGCAGTTTTTGCCGTAAGAGGTAACAATACGGTCAAATTCAGGAACAGCAGCCTGAGCGGCGTTAATATGTTGGGGGTTTCGCAGCAGTACAATCTGGCCAGCAAGGTAGATGTAGAACGCGGCAGATATTTCAATGTGCAAGAAAATGAGCGGGGGCGCAATGTCGTGATTTTAGGTTATACCGTTGCCAAGGAGTTATTTGGCGATGCTGACCCCGTTGGGCAGCAGGTAACGCTCCGAGGCAACAAGTTCAGCGTGATAGGTGTGCTGAAACGGCAAGGCAGCACACTGTTAAACACACCCAGTACAGACAACGTCTGCATGATTCCCTACACAGCCATGACCAAACTATTCAGTGCAGGGCGTCGCAGAGGGGTGCGCCCGCAAATCATGCTGAAAGGCTATGACAACGATGAAGGGTTGGTGCTGTTGGAAAATGAAGCCCGCGGTCTGCTGCGTGCCTATCGCGGATTGAAGCCCCGAGAGGAAGACAACTTTGCGCTGAATCGCCCCGAAGCGTTTGCAGCCTTGTTAGACAGTATCATTGCCGTAATGACTTCTGCCGGCTGGTTTATCAGTATTTTCTCTATGCTCGTAGGCGGGTTTGGCATCGCCAATATCATGTTTGTATCGGTCAAAGAGCGAACCAACCTAATCGGCATACAAAAATCATTGGGTGCTAAAAATTTCTTTATTCTGTTCCAGTTTCTTTACGAAGCTATTCTGCTGTGTATCATTGGCGGAGTGGCGGGACTGCTGCTCGTGTCGTTGCTGAGTTTGCTTTCTACCGAAAGTTTTGAAATCAGCCTGAGCATGGGGCGGATAGCGCTGGGGCTTGTGCTGGCTTCGGTCATCGGCATTATTTCGGGTATTGTGCCGGCGGTGATGGCTGCCCGCATGGATCCTGTGGCAGCGATTCGCTCCAAATAA
- a CDS encoding penicillin-binding protein 1A: MKTRRLEPYITAYRHAREKFTRTKFYAWFNRWPFRGQPNEGTLQKWSRRCWKGLIYFFIAFFLYFKAVEYNFLFLFGEMPSIAQLENPKIPTASELYTEDGVLLGRYYLENRSPVKYEEISPYLINALIATEDIRFYEHSGIDLTALSSVMVNTILDMGKSSRGGGSTITQQLAKNLFKTREGGSQGLLGRVPLIKTLVIKTKEWITALNLEKAYSKEEILTMYLNTVDFGSNAYGIKTAAKTFFATTPKQINVQQAATLIGLLKAPTYYSPILRPENSLRRRNVVLAQMEKYGFLDSITFAKAQKAPLGVRFTTENAEDGAGTYFRGVMNNYLLKWCEENGYDLYADGLKIYTTIDSHIQKYAEEAVEERMKEMQEKFYEHWRGMNPWRDRSGKEIPNYIENAVRATKWYKALAIKLKGDTAAINKIINTPRRMTVFSWRGEIDTLMSPVDSIKYYKHFLHSGLMAMDPYSGYIRAWVGGINYKYFKFDHVKQSRRQPGSTFKPFVYAAAIDSFGFSPCSKMIDSPITINYVENGEKKFWAPHNADWTYSYDTVSLRYGIGRSLNTIAAKLIKEIGWHSVINYARKMGITSPLDTVPAVGLGTSDVSLYEMVGAYGTFLNGGVWTEPMFITRIEDKNGRIIQRFNPKRRRALSPESAFLMVYMLRGSMQEPGGTSGRLYSYRGLWGNNEIGGKTGTSTSHADGWYIGITKDLVAGVWVGGEDRSIHFRTSDLGEGAKTALPIFGTFLEKVYADTTDLGVSKGRFPTEKELKLRITKPYFCPTPIKPKPDSLRIADSLRQIQQLLNVN, translated from the coding sequence GTGAAGACACGCCGGTTAGAGCCTTACATAACAGCCTATCGTCATGCGCGGGAGAAATTCACTCGCACAAAATTCTATGCATGGTTCAATCGTTGGCCTTTCCGGGGGCAACCCAATGAGGGTACACTGCAAAAATGGTCGCGGCGCTGCTGGAAAGGGCTTATCTACTTCTTTATTGCTTTTTTTCTGTATTTCAAGGCAGTGGAATACAACTTTCTGTTTTTGTTTGGCGAAATGCCGAGCATCGCACAGTTAGAAAACCCTAAAATTCCTACCGCCTCCGAACTCTACACCGAAGACGGCGTATTGCTGGGGCGCTATTATTTGGAAAACCGCTCGCCTGTTAAATACGAAGAGATTTCACCTTACCTCATAAATGCGCTGATTGCTACGGAAGATATCCGCTTCTACGAACATTCGGGTATTGATTTAACAGCCTTGTCGTCGGTGATGGTCAATACTATTCTCGACATGGGCAAATCGTCGCGCGGTGGCGGCAGCACCATTACCCAGCAATTAGCCAAAAACCTGTTTAAAACCCGCGAGGGCGGTTCGCAAGGGCTGTTGGGCAGGGTTCCGCTGATTAAAACACTTGTTATCAAAACCAAAGAGTGGATAACGGCATTGAATCTGGAAAAGGCGTATTCCAAAGAGGAAATACTGACGATGTACCTCAATACCGTAGATTTCGGGAGCAATGCCTATGGCATCAAAACAGCCGCCAAAACTTTTTTTGCTACCACCCCTAAGCAGATAAACGTTCAACAGGCTGCCACACTGATTGGCCTGCTGAAAGCACCTACCTATTACAGCCCTATTTTGCGGCCTGAAAACAGCCTCCGCCGTCGCAATGTTGTGCTTGCACAAATGGAAAAATACGGATTTTTGGATAGCATCACGTTCGCCAAAGCGCAAAAAGCTCCGTTGGGCGTTCGTTTTACTACCGAAAATGCCGAAGATGGCGCAGGGACGTATTTCCGCGGGGTAATGAACAATTACCTGTTGAAGTGGTGTGAAGAAAACGGCTATGACCTCTACGCCGACGGGCTGAAAATTTATACTACGATTGATTCACACATCCAGAAATATGCCGAAGAAGCCGTGGAAGAGCGCATGAAGGAGATGCAGGAAAAGTTTTATGAGCACTGGCGCGGCATGAACCCTTGGCGCGACCGCAGCGGTAAAGAAATTCCCAATTACATTGAAAACGCCGTAAGAGCAACCAAATGGTACAAAGCGCTGGCAATCAAGCTAAAAGGTGATACTGCGGCTATCAACAAAATCATCAATACACCGCGCAGAATGACCGTTTTTTCTTGGCGCGGAGAGATTGACACGCTGATGAGCCCGGTGGATTCCATCAAATACTACAAACATTTTTTGCATAGCGGGCTAATGGCCATGGATCCCTACTCAGGCTACATCCGTGCATGGGTCGGGGGCATTAACTACAAGTATTTCAAATTTGACCACGTCAAGCAGTCGCGGAGGCAGCCCGGTTCTACCTTCAAGCCGTTTGTTTATGCTGCAGCCATTGATTCGTTCGGTTTTTCGCCCTGTTCCAAAATGATTGACAGCCCCATCACGATTAATTATGTGGAAAACGGCGAGAAAAAATTCTGGGCGCCTCATAATGCCGACTGGACTTACAGCTATGACACCGTTTCGTTGAGATATGGCATCGGGCGTTCGCTCAATACCATTGCAGCCAAGCTCATCAAAGAAATCGGCTGGCACTCGGTCATCAACTACGCCCGTAAAATGGGCATCACCAGCCCGTTGGATACCGTTCCTGCCGTAGGGCTTGGCACAAGCGATGTTTCCTTGTACGAAATGGTTGGCGCTTACGGCACATTCCTGAACGGCGGCGTTTGGACAGAACCCATGTTCATCACACGCATAGAAGACAAAAACGGGCGTATCATCCAACGATTTAACCCCAAAAGAAGGCGAGCATTATCGCCTGAAAGTGCTTTCCTGATGGTTTACATGCTGCGCGGCAGTATGCAGGAACCCGGCGGTACATCGGGGCGGCTGTACTCCTACCGCGGGCTTTGGGGCAACAATGAAATCGGCGGCAAAACAGGCACTTCCACCAGCCACGCCGACGGCTGGTACATCGGCATCACCAAAGATTTGGTGGCAGGCGTATGGGTAGGCGGAGAAGACAGAAGTATCCATTTCCGCACTTCCGACCTTGGCGAAGGGGCTAAAACAGCACTTCCCATTTTCGGTACTTTTTTGGAAAAAGTATATGCCGATACCACAGATTTAGGGGTTTCCAAAGGCAGATTCCCTACGGAAAAAGAACTCAAACTGCGCATTACCAAGCCGTATTTCTGCCCGACACCTATTAAACCCAAACCCGACAGCCTGCGAATAGCCGATTCACTGCGGCAGATACAGCAACTCCTCAATGTGAATTGA
- a CDS encoding TIM barrel protein has translation MKTTISRRRFLQTSAIAGTAVLATGTSLASPASKKNISIQLYSVREDMKNKPLETLQALAKMGYRQVEHANYRDRKFYGYAPKEFKKILSDLGMKMTSGHTLFGKEHWDASAKKVTDLWKTTLEDAATVGQKHIISPWFPWDKKNLNEVKTGIEGWNYAGMEANKMGLRFGFHNHHQEFEEKFDGETLYEIMLREGDLKYVCQQLDICNMSVAKVDPMEWITKYAKYFESIHVKDLAKDSNESTTLGDGRLEMQRILDYAKKNCPIKYWIIEQEAYGSRTPLECAAINLDRLQNHFKL, from the coding sequence ATGAAAACGACTATTTCGCGCCGCCGCTTCCTGCAAACCAGTGCTATTGCCGGAACGGCAGTACTTGCCACGGGCACAAGTTTAGCCTCTCCTGCAAGCAAAAAGAACATCAGCATTCAGTTGTACTCCGTTCGGGAGGACATGAAAAACAAGCCGCTGGAAACCTTGCAGGCACTTGCTAAAATGGGTTATCGGCAGGTAGAACATGCCAACTACCGCGACCGCAAGTTTTACGGCTACGCACCAAAGGAGTTTAAGAAAATACTTTCCGATTTGGGCATGAAAATGACCAGCGGACATACGCTTTTCGGCAAAGAACACTGGGATGCTTCTGCCAAAAAAGTAACCGACCTGTGGAAAACCACATTAGAAGATGCCGCTACGGTAGGCCAAAAGCACATCATCAGCCCTTGGTTTCCGTGGGACAAGAAAAACCTGAACGAAGTAAAAACAGGTATTGAAGGCTGGAATTATGCAGGCATGGAAGCCAATAAAATGGGGCTGCGCTTCGGGTTTCACAACCATCACCAAGAATTTGAAGAAAAATTTGACGGTGAAACTCTCTATGAAATCATGCTGCGCGAAGGCGACCTGAAATATGTTTGTCAGCAATTGGATATTTGCAATATGTCGGTTGCCAAAGTAGACCCCATGGAATGGATTACCAAGTATGCCAAATATTTTGAGTCCATTCACGTAAAAGACCTTGCAAAAGACTCCAACGAAAGCACTACCTTAGGCGACGGCAGGTTGGAAATGCAACGGATTCTGGACTATGCCAAAAAGAACTGTCCGATTAAATACTGGATTATAGAACAGGAAGCCTACGGCAGCCGTACTCCATTGGAGTGTGCCGCCATCAACTTAGACCGGCTTCAAAACCATTTTAAACTGTAA
- the rplW gene encoding 50S ribosomal protein L23 — MDVLIKPLITEKISLQNEKGVFGFQVALKANKVEIKKAVEEMYGVNVKDVRTIIVAGKNKSRFTKRGFVSGRTPKYKKAIVQLAEGEMIDFFNEE; from the coding sequence ATGGACGTTTTGATTAAGCCCTTAATCACCGAGAAAATTTCGCTGCAAAACGAGAAAGGCGTTTTTGGTTTCCAGGTAGCGCTGAAAGCCAACAAAGTTGAAATTAAGAAAGCAGTAGAAGAAATGTACGGCGTAAACGTAAAAGACGTTCGTACCATCATTGTGGCAGGTAAAAACAAATCTCGCTTCACCAAGCGCGGTTTCGTATCCGGTCGCACGCCTAAGTACAAAAAAGCCATCGTACAATTGGCTGAAGGCGAAATGATTGATTTCTTCAATGAAGAATAG
- the moaC gene encoding cyclic pyranopterin monophosphate synthase MoaC, translating into MLTHLNESQEPRMVDISQKAATIRMARAQALVSVGSDILALLENGDIRTPKGAVFQTAIIAGIMAAKRTDKLIPLCHSLGMDGCDIDITAHLPDQIVINCTARVTGKTGVEMEALTGATIAALTIYDMCKAISHNIIIREIKLMEKRGGKSDFTREETPVNS; encoded by the coding sequence ATGCTCACTCATTTGAACGAATCGCAAGAGCCGCGCATGGTTGATATCAGCCAAAAGGCGGCTACCATACGCATGGCACGTGCGCAGGCTCTTGTTTCCGTAGGCAGCGATATTCTTGCGCTTTTGGAAAACGGCGATATCCGCACGCCCAAAGGCGCAGTTTTCCAAACAGCCATTATTGCGGGCATCATGGCCGCTAAACGCACCGATAAACTTATTCCGCTTTGCCACTCGTTGGGCATGGATGGTTGCGACATAGACATCACCGCCCATTTGCCCGACCAAATCGTTATCAATTGCACCGCGCGTGTAACAGGCAAAACAGGCGTTGAGATGGAAGCACTGACGGGCGCAACCATTGCCGCACTGACGATTTACGATATGTGCAAAGCCATTTCGCACAACATCATCATTCGGGAAATTAAATTGATGGAAAAACGCGGCGGGAAAAGTGATTTCACGCGAGAGGAAACGCCTGTTAATTCGTAG
- a CDS encoding N-acyl-D-amino-acid deacylase family protein translates to MKMIYRFLGTLLVFLFTLTSATAQQYDLLIRNGRIVDGTGNPWYEADLAIKDGKIAAIGRLADVQAAQVIDARRQIVAPGFIDVHTHIEGSIQELPQAENFIYDGVTTLITGNCGGSFADLKKFFRELDSIGISPNVGTLAGHNTIRRAVMRLSRRDPTPEEQAKMEAIMEQMMLDGALGLSSGLIYIPGAYSKTEEIVGLAKVAARYGGVYATHMRNEADSVIAAIRETLEIGRQSGIPMQISHFKASGHNNWGRSREMLTVIERARAEGLDVNLDQYPYPASSTNLGVLFPAWALADGDSAVQARLTDPKIRAQIANEIAKNMAWRSNSGRMDYAYVARYSPDSTYQGLNITQITAKRLGKTKTKLKDEIETIMEMLLKGGAQMIYHSMSEEDVGRIMASPLTMIASDAGIYRFGKDVPHPRGYGSNARVLGVYVRDKKIITVEEAIRKMTSMPAQRFGLTDRGLLREGYQADVVIFDPATISDRATFEKPHAYAQGIGYVIVNGGVVVADGKHTGKRSGMVIRGRGYRPQ, encoded by the coding sequence ATGAAAATGATATATCGGTTTTTGGGTACGCTCTTAGTTTTTTTGTTTACGCTAACCTCCGCAACAGCCCAACAGTACGACCTGCTCATACGCAACGGGCGCATTGTGGACGGAACGGGGAATCCGTGGTATGAGGCCGATTTGGCCATTAAGGACGGTAAAATTGCCGCTATCGGGCGGCTGGCGGATGTGCAGGCTGCGCAGGTGATTGATGCCCGTCGGCAGATAGTTGCACCGGGGTTTATTGACGTACATACGCATATAGAGGGCAGCATTCAGGAATTACCACAGGCAGAAAATTTCATCTATGACGGCGTTACTACCCTTATTACAGGCAATTGCGGCGGCTCATTTGCCGACTTAAAGAAGTTCTTTCGCGAGTTGGACAGCATCGGGATTTCGCCAAATGTAGGGACGCTGGCGGGGCATAATACCATCCGCCGCGCGGTGATGCGCCTTTCGCGCCGCGATCCTACGCCTGAAGAACAGGCAAAAATGGAAGCCATAATGGAGCAAATGATGTTGGATGGTGCACTGGGGCTTTCTTCGGGGCTGATTTACATCCCCGGCGCGTATTCCAAAACCGAAGAAATCGTCGGGCTGGCAAAAGTGGCAGCCCGATACGGCGGTGTTTACGCTACCCACATGCGCAACGAGGCCGACTCGGTGATTGCGGCCATCCGCGAAACGTTGGAAATAGGCAGGCAAAGCGGCATCCCTATGCAAATTTCGCACTTCAAGGCATCGGGGCACAACAACTGGGGGCGCAGCCGCGAAATGCTGACGGTGATTGAACGCGCCCGTGCAGAGGGACTTGATGTAAACTTAGACCAGTACCCTTATCCTGCCAGTAGTACCAATTTGGGCGTGCTGTTTCCTGCTTGGGCGCTCGCCGATGGCGACTCCGCCGTTCAGGCACGCCTTACTGACCCTAAAATACGTGCGCAAATTGCCAATGAAATTGCCAAAAACATGGCTTGGCGCAGCAATTCCGGACGAATGGACTATGCCTACGTAGCCCGTTACAGCCCCGACAGCACCTACCAAGGGCTGAACATCACCCAAATTACCGCCAAACGGCTCGGCAAAACCAAAACAAAACTCAAAGATGAAATTGAGACCATTATGGAAATGCTGCTCAAAGGCGGCGCACAAATGATTTACCACAGCATGAGCGAGGAAGATGTCGGCAGAATTATGGCAAGTCCCTTAACAATGATTGCTTCCGATGCAGGAATTTATCGCTTTGGAAAAGATGTACCCCATCCCCGCGGCTATGGCAGCAATGCGCGGGTGCTGGGCGTTTATGTGCGCGACAAAAAAATTATCACCGTTGAAGAAGCTATTCGGAAAATGACCTCCATGCCTGCCCAACGCTTCGGGCTGACTGACCGTGGGCTGCTGCGAGAGGGCTATCAGGCCGATGTAGTCATTTTTGACCCTGCTACCATCAGCGACCGCGCTACTTTTGAAAAACCTCATGCCTATGCGCAAGGTATTGGCTACGTGATAGTAAACGGCGGTGTTGTTGTGGCAGACGGGAAGCACACCGGCAAACGTTCGGGTATGGTAATCCGCGGTAGGGGATACCGCCCGCAATAA
- the rplD gene encoding 50S ribosomal protein L4, with translation MELSVKNIQGGDTGRKVTLADSVFGIEPNNHAIYLDVKQYLANRRQGTHKAKERNEVSGSTKKIVKQKGSGGARHGSRKAPIFVGGGRIFGPRVRDYSFKLNKKLKQLARRSALTYKAQGNAIHVLENPVFAAPKTKEYIKVMNALSLADKKTLVVLPEPNENFYLSSRNLQNTKVVQASSLNTYDVMNCDQLVLCEGAVAMINESLGK, from the coding sequence ATGGAACTATCCGTAAAGAACATACAAGGAGGCGACACCGGCAGAAAAGTAACATTAGCCGATTCAGTATTTGGCATCGAGCCAAATAACCACGCCATTTACTTAGACGTAAAGCAATACTTGGCCAATCGCCGTCAAGGTACGCATAAAGCAAAAGAGCGCAACGAAGTATCAGGCTCAACCAAGAAAATCGTGAAGCAAAAAGGTTCAGGTGGTGCACGCCACGGCAGCCGCAAAGCTCCTATTTTCGTGGGTGGAGGTCGTATTTTCGGTCCGCGCGTACGCGATTACAGCTTCAAACTGAACAAAAAATTGAAGCAATTGGCTCGCCGCTCTGCTCTGACTTACAAGGCGCAAGGCAATGCTATTCACGTACTGGAAAATCCTGTTTTTGCTGCTCCTAAAACTAAGGAGTACATCAAAGTCATGAATGCGCTGTCGCTGGCTGACAAGAAAACACTGGTGGTTCTGCCTGAACCCAACGAAAACTTCTACCTGTCATCCAGAAACTTGCAGAACACCAAAGTAGTACAGGCAAGCAGCCTGAATACCTACGATGTAATGAACTGCGACCAACTCGTTTTGTGCGAGGGTGCCGTAGCGATGATTAACGAATCACTCGGCAAATAA